In Necator americanus strain Aroian chromosome IV, whole genome shotgun sequence, the following proteins share a genomic window:
- a CDS encoding hypothetical protein (NECATOR_CHRIV.G13588.T1) produces the protein MVDLSSKQAKMNSLLNRKRKVETGTPPAFDPTPGTSSQSVKLTTEDTEQKDPETEETRRKAAEAILRDSKRAKERAELVGPQGWLRPRSLNTNKQFLHRTLASTLSERKPKRAKSPSDYDVTEPRSSKGKHNKPI, from the exons ATGGTCGATCTTAGCAGTAAACAAGCCAAAATGAACTCCCTTCtgaatcgaaaaagaaaagtcgagACGGGTACACCGCCAGCATTCGATCCGACGCCAGGAACGTCGTCACAATCTGTGAAGCTCACAACAGAAGATACTGAGCAGAAAGATCCGGAAACGGAAGAGACGAGACGCAAG GCTGCTGAAGCAATTCTGCGTGATTCTAAGAGAGCAAAAGAACGAGCAGAATTGGTTGGACCGCAAGGATG GCTGCGTCCGAGAAGCctaaatacaaacaaacaatttctTCATAGAACACTTGCGTCAACTCTATCGGAAAGGAAACCGAAACGAGCGAAATCCCCATCTGATTACGATGTGACGGAACCTAGGTCTTCTAAAGGGAAACATAACAAACCCATTTAA